Within the Wolbachia pipientis genome, the region TTTTTGCCAACCTTGATATCCAGAATCGGCATGTTTTATGCTATCAAGTGGTAAATATTTTTCTTGTTTCCTTATGCGAAAATCACTAATTCTACCACGGTATGACTTTGACACTGATAAAATTCTTCCTCCTTCTTCGATAATAATCTCAGTTTTCATAGTGTTGGTTCTTTTTTTCCTGAATATGATTTCTTCCGTTTTTTACTATCTTCTGGTCTCTGTATTTGCTGTTCTGTAACATCAGCCAAAATCTTCAGTATTTTTTCTGGCGTCATACTTCTATAGACCTGCTGAGAAAGGTGATTGAAAAAATGATGTGAGAGAGGTAGAAGAAGAATAAGCAGATCAAGTAAGGAAAAAAATGAGCTTTAGTTACTATAATATGAAAAAATACCCAAGAAACTTTCGTAATATAACAGGTTTAACTATAGAGGAGTTCGAAAAAGTAGTGGAAAAAGTGAGGTCTGGATGCGAAAAACAGAAAAAGTGTCATGGTAGAAGATCAAAACTACCAACTCTGGAAGATAAGTTGTTTTGCGTAATTTTGTACTATCGCACTTACATAACACATAGATTTTTAGGATGCCTATTCAATGTACACAACGCAAATGTATGTAGGTTACTTAAGAGAATAGAGCCATTACTCGCCAAAAAAGTGACTATAACAAAAGATAGAAGTATGACGCCAGAAAAAATACTGAAGATTTTGGCTGATGTTACAGAACAGCAAATACAGAGACCAGAAGATAGTAAAAAACGGAAGAAATCATATTCAGGAAAAAAAAGAACCAACACTATGAAAACTGAGATTATTATCGAAGAAGGAGGAAGAATTTTATCAGTGTCAAAGTCATACCGTGGTAGAATTAGTGATTTCCGCATAAGGAAACAAGAAAAATATTTACCACTTGATAGCATAAAACATGCCGATTCTGGATATCAAGGTTGGCAAAAATTGCAAAGCAATGTTATAATTCCATATAAAAAGTATCGTAAAAAGCCATTAACTCCAGAGCATAATAGAAGATTAGCATCATTTAGAATGAGAGTAGAAAACAAGATCCGAGAGATAAAGATATTTAAGATTATGTCGAATGTTTATCGCAATTTTCAGAAAAAATATAACCTGAGGTTCAATATTATTGCTGGTATTGTAAATCTTAAGCACGCCTTTTAGTTAACCTTGATTTTAGTCACCCTCCTTTCCTTTTTTTTATCGCTTGATTCGCAGCAGGTCTTATGTTAAGAGATACCGCGAATGAATCGCGGTATGACGTAGGGCTACAGCCAGTGCTCCTTTTTTTGTCATCCGAGTAGCGTGACACTGGGATCTAGCCTTTATTATTTGGTTGAAATTAAGTCTTCTGGATCCCAATGTCAGCTACATAAAGTAAACCAGTGTCAAGCTACTCGGATGACAGGAGAAGGGGCTACTTGGATGACAAGAAAGAGGTTACTTTCATGACACTGTCATAAAGTGAACCAGTACTTGGCTTGTGTTCTAGGCAAAACCTGCTATAACATTTACATACTGTTTCCGAAACAAATGTTCCGCACTGGGATCTGCTATGTAAGAGGTCTAATGATCAACGAAGAAATTGTAAGAGAGAACTTAAAAAAAGTCATAGAGCAAAAAAGCGGTAAAGATGTGATCGCTCTTGGCATAATATCCTCAATCATTGTTAAAGGCGGGGACATTGGTTTTGCGCTTGAAGTTGCCGGTAACACGCAAGCAAACGAAGAATTAAGAAGAAATTGTGAGCAAGCTGTTAAAGCTATACCAGGGGTGACAAAAGTGATCGTGGTTGCTACTTGTCAAAAACAAACTGGGCAACAAAAAGCTAAATTACATATCGAAGGAGTGAAAAATATAATCGTTGTGGCCTCTGGTAAAGGCGGTGTGGGCAAGTCCACAGTTGCGCTAAATCTTGCTCTCTCATTAGCAAAGTTGAAACATAAAGTTGCGCTGGTTGATGCAGATATA harbors:
- a CDS encoding transposase; this translates as MSFSYYNMKKYPRNFRNITGLTIEEFEKVVEKVRSGCEKQKKCHGRRSKLPTLEDKLFCVILYYRTYITHRFLGCLFNVHNANVCRLLKRIEPLLAKKVTITKDRSMTPEKILKILADVTEQQIQRPEDSKKRKKSYSGKKRTNTMKTEIIIEEGGRILSVSKSYRGRISDFRIRKQEKYLPLDSIKHADSGYQGWQKLQSNVIIPYKKYRKKPLTPEHNRRLASFRMRVENKIREIKIFKIMSNVYRNFQKKYNLRFNIIAGIVNLKHAF